Within Phycisphaerales bacterium, the genomic segment CGCCCTGTTCACGGACATCGGGGCGAGTCTCGACGACATCCCGAACCCGGAGCCCGAGTGGCGCTTTGCATCGCTCTTGCTCAGTGCGCAGGCCAAGGGTCCGTATCTGGGTGACTTCCAGGAACGGCATGGCCGCCTGCCACTGTTCCGGCATCCGGGCGGGCGGATCAATGTGGCGCGCGCGGATGCCAGTGCGCTTGGTGTGAACGGCACGGGTCGCAAGATTGATATCCCAGGTGATAACAAGGTCAATTACTTCACGCCGCGGGTACGGGTGTCGCCCTACAAGCCGGCCGAGTGCCCCGGCTTCTGAGCCCCCATGCCATGTGTCTGATAAACGCGAACGGATGGAACTGTTTCAGTCGGATTCCGGCTGCCCATGCCTTTACAATGGGCACAGGAGCTCTTGCATCGTTGTGCTGTAAGCCACCTCGGCTGGCAATTCACCTTTGGGCACCGCAGGGCGCCACATCCAAGAGGAGGAGTCAGAAATGCGAACAATCAAGTGTCTCGTAGCTTTGTCTGCCACGCTCTGCTGCGCGGCACCGTCCTTTTCCAGCGTGACCGTGACGGTCGACCCGGGGCTGAACTGGATCGGCTACATGAACGTTTTCCAGTTACCGGTAGGCAGCGGCGCGTATGTCTTCGGCAGCCCCTGGGGTACCGCGGATCTGCAGGCCGTGTTCGACGGACCACAACTCGTGCTGAGCCCCAATACGAATACTTACAACCCTGGGGACGCGTTCTGGGTGAACCCCGACGGCACCGGCGCGAAGTGGATGAACGCGAACATGTATGTCGAGGACCCGACCCTTGTCGGCCAAACGGTCGAATTCGTCGGGCACACCCTGTCCAACACGTTCGTGGATGGCTACTCCACCCACGCGTTCATCAAAGTCCTCGACCCGGGCGCGGGCTGGGCAACGATCGCAGAAGTGAGCGTGCCATTGGTTCACGGCCAGCCCTTCGCGCTGAACCTCGCCGTACCCAACATTCCAGGTCTGGTGCCGCAGTACGGTTTTGCGACCGATGGCGCGAATGCGAATCCGGCCACGGTCCACCAGCTTGGCCAGGTCGTCGTTGTGCCGGAGCCGGCAGCCCTTGTCCTGCTGCTGTCCGTCGCGACGCTCATGCGCCGTCGCTAGCAGTGAGGTTGCACGCCCCCCGGATCTTCCGGGGGGCGTCGGCAAGTGTTCCACCAAGTCCCCGAAGTTCAGTACATGAACGCCGAGCCGTCCGACTGCTCTGTTGGTGAAGAAGTTTCGCGGATCACGCCAGGAGGCCAGGAAGATGTTCGCACGTAAACCTCTCATGCGCTCATGGTGCGCGGCAAGCTGCATCGTGGCCCTGCTGACAGTCGCGGTCGCAAGTGGCCAGATTCTCAACGAGAACTTCAATAGTGCCACCGGGACGGGTGGAGGTACGTTCTTCACCGGCTCGGGCTTCGGTCTCCTGTCGGGCTGGGACAACGGGATCTTCGGCGAGTCTGCGTTTGCAGGCACCACCGGCAACGCGAGAATCGGCTTCGCCGCAGCAAGCGGCAGCCCCACTGCCGGCCTGAGCGGCACTGGGGCGGGTGTGATCGAAGTCGGCGGCGTGGAATACGACCTGCTCCGGCAGGCATTCAACACGGTCACGGGCACGGGCGGCGGGATCTTCCTGGCGGGCGGGGCCGGGCCGGATACATTCAACTTCGTCAGTAACTGGGACGACGGCATCTCCGGCGAAATCGCCTTCGGTGGCACCTTCGGTAGTGCGGTGCTGAACGGCCACATGAGCGCCGCGGGACTGCCCGGCGGCGGCATCGGGGGATCAGGCGGCGCGGTGCTCGACGTGGACGGCGTGACGCTCAACACTGGGGGGTGGTATGCGGGTCTGCAGTTCGACCTCGGCGCATTGCCCGGGAGCGTCGTCTTGCGTAATGCGGGCTTCGAGGAAGCCAGCGCCTGGGTTGCCTTTGGCAACGCGTATGAAGCTCCCGCGCCGATCGAGGTGCCGCCCCGCTCCGGCGCGGCTGCAGCCAAGATGTTCGGCGCTTTCCCCGGTCCCTCGGGCCTGTTCCAGGACCTGCCGACACAACCCGGACAGACGGTCACCTTCTCTGCGTTCGCATACGCCCCGTCGTTTGACCCGATCGCGGCCACGGGCAACCAGGCACAGCTCCGCATCGAGTGGCGCGACGCCACGGCGGCCAATGTGCTGTCCATCGTCCAGATCGTGGTGCTCGATCCCGCGGCACCTGAGTTCGTCCAGGACACGTGGGTCCAAGGTACGTTAAGCGCCACGGCACCGGCCGGGGCCGCCGTAGCCCGCGTGCTGCTGTGGTTCGACCAGCCCGCATTCGCGGGCGGCGCGGTCTGGTGGGATGATGCGTCGGTGCAGACTTCGGGGCCCGGGGCAACCGACCTCAGCCAGTTCGCTCTGACAGCCACGGCACGCGGATCGGTGAACGCTGTTGGAGAAGTGCTCGGTGGTATTCAGCTTCGCATTGAAGACCCCGCGGGCAACCGGTTGTACGCCGACGTGCCCGCGACCGGTTCCTTCCAAGCCATCGGGGGGCCGTTAAACACATTGCTGGAAACCGATGCGAACGGTACGCCCGCCCCGGGTGCCTTCAACCGCAATGCGAGCTACTACCGCGTCGTGGTCGCATTCTCTGACATCCAACTGTGGGGCACGGGCGGAACGATCGAGCTCGATGATCTGTTGCTCTCCAACACGAACCCCGCCGGGAGCGCGTGGTACGCGGGCCTGTTCTTTGACGACCTGCAGATTCCCACACTCAATCCGAATGCGTTCCAGATCCTGGATCCGAACATGCTGATCCTTGTTGCGGATATCAAAGGCGACGCGGCCTATCCGTATGCGCTGCGCCTCGAAGGCATTCGGGCCGTGGCGAGCGCCTTGGACGAAGACTTCAACACCGTGGTCGGCGATTGCGGGAGTGGCAACGCCTCCGACTGCCTCATCTACGATCCAGCCACGGGCGGACCGGGCTACACACTGAATATCGACTCCGGCATCGAAGGCGAAGCGGCCTTCGCCGGCGTCGCCCAGCCCGTCTTCCCCTTCCTCGACGCCGGCATCTCGGTTTCCGGCGACCCGACTGGCGGAATCGACGGCAATGGCGGGCTCAAACTCGAGGTGCGCGGCCTCGCACCTGGCGTGGGCGGCACCTGGTACGCTGGTATCGACTACGGCGGTCTGGCGTTGGCATCGAGTGACCTGTCGCAGGTCACCCTCACCGCCGACATCCGTGGACGCCAGGGTGCGTTTGGTGGGCTTGGCTACTACGAACTTCGCATCGAAGATGCCGAGGGTGACCGCCTTGCATTCCAGATGCTCGCAACCGGCAACTGGCAACAGGTCGGTGGCACGCTCGCTACCGCCGTCGAACTTCCGCCGGCCAACGGCACCCCCGGAAACGGCTTCGACACAGATTCGGCCTCGTACCACGTGGTTATCGCGTTCGTCGACGCGCCGCCGCTGATGCCGCTCGCAACCACCTGGGTAAGCGACGGCATCCTCGAGATCGATAACCTATACCTCACACCGGCGACCCAGGCCGTCGAAGTCGGCCGATTCGAGTTTCTTGAACCCGGCAACACGCAGTTCAAGACGGTCGGCGGGTTCATCACCAGCGCTGACGTCCAGACGCTCGACTTGGCGGGAGCGGCCGCCGGTCTCACCGTGATCGACTTCGAGCATGGCACACCCGGCGCCAGCGGCCCGATGACCGGCCCCTGGGATCCCGCACTGCCCAACGAGTTCACCTTCTCCGGAGGCGTCACCAGCTCGCTCATCGAGACTTGTGCAAGCTGCGGAGTAGGTGGCAGCCAGGCGGCGCGCCTGGTCGTGACTCAGACGACCAACTCATGGTGGGCCGGAATGTTCTTTCAGGCGGTTCCCATGGATCTGAGCGCTGGCGCCGGCGACAACCTTGCCGCACTCGCTGACCGCGAGCTCTCGGCGCTGCTGAACGCCGCCGGGACCACGCTGCCTTACGGCGTCGTGGAGTTGCGCGTCGAGGACGCTCAGACTGATTCGTTGTACTTCCGCCTCGTGGCCAACGGCTCGTGGCAGTCGATCGGTGGGCCGCTCAGCGGTGCGACGCGCGGCTTCGCCGACCCGGGTCAGACCAACGGTTCGTTCGACTACTTCCAGCCGACCTACAACATCACCGTCGCGTTTACGAACTTCACGACGCCGACCTGGGGAAGCCCCATCAACCTCGTGATCGACAACATGGCGTACACCGCAAGCGGCACGGTGGTCACAATCCCCGATTCGTTCACGGTGACGGCCACGTTCGCCGAAGAGACGAGCACATGGAACACCGGCGGCCAGCTCACCGTCGATAACGTATTGCTCGCACTTGTGCCAAACTGCAACGGCGATCTCTCGCTTGACCTGCGCGATTTCGCTCTGGTACAGGCCTGTTTCGCCGGCAGCGGTGTCCCCGTCGCCCCGGAATGCGCGTGTGGTGATCTGGATGGAGACGGCGATGTCGATGCGGCGGATGGTATCCTGAATGCTATCCGGATCGTTCCACCGCTGCTGGTACTTCCGGAGTAACTCCTCCGGCGATTGAGACTGCACGCTTCCGTCGCGTGGCGACGAGTAGTTTCCCGGCCACCAGGCAGTTTCGGGAGAGAGTGGCGCCGTGCTTGTGACGTACCCCACTTTGCTACGCCGCACCGGCCATCGGGCCGTGTTCGCAGCACTCGCTCTGGCCGGGGCGTCTTTCTCGCTGGCCCAGAGCCAACTGCTCTGGTCCGACGAGTTCGACGGCACGAGTCTCAATCCGGATCACTGGGAGTACATGCTCGGCAACGGATGTACGTATGGCATCTGCGGTTGGGGTAACAACGAGCTCCAGTGGTACACGGCCCGGCCCGAGAACATTTTCGTCGCCGATGGCTTGCTGCACATCGTGGCGCGTGAGGATTACTGGAACGGCCACCGCTACACTTCGGCCCGCATCCGTTCCTTGAACCGGGTTGATTTCCTCTATGGCCGCATGGAGGCGCGCATTCGTCTGCCGCAGGGCGCCGGGCTGTGGCCGGCGTTCTGGATGCTGCCTTCCAACTCACCTTACGGTGGTTGGGCGGCCAGTGGCGAAATCGACATACTCGAGGCCGTCAACATCCCGCATGCGGCGCACGGCACGTTGATCTACGGCGGCGGCTGGCCCCAGCAGGTATACAACAGTGCCAGCTTCTCGACCGGGGGCAATTTCGCCGACGATTTTCACGTCTACACGCTGGTGTGGGAACCGGACGTCATGCGCTGGTACGTCGACGGAGTGCCCTACCACACCGTGACGAGCGCGACGTGGTGGAGTTCGGCAGCACCGTCGAACCCGCGGGCACCGTTCGATCACCCGTTCCACTTCCTGCTCAATGTCGCCGTGGGTGGAGATTGGCCGGGGCCGCCGAACAGCACGACGTCGTTCCCCCAGGTCATGTCAATTGACTATGTGCGCGTGTATGACTTGTGCACTACGTGTCCATTCCACGGTGCGCCGTTTGAGCTGCCCGGGCGCATCGAGGCCGAGGATTTCGACCACGGCGGAGAAGGCGTCGCCTACCATGACGCCGATGCCGTCAACCACGGCGGGCAGTACCGGGCGGAGGGCGTCGACTTGCAGGTCGCCTCCCACGGTGGCTACAACGTCGGGTGGATCGAGCCCGGCGAGTGGATCCAGTACACCATCGCCGTTCGCCGAGCCGGAACATTCGACGCGGTCGCGCGCGTCGCGTCGCCCACCGGCGGCGGTGTGTTCAACCTGCTGCTGGACGGCTTGCCAATCGGCGGGGACTTCCTCGTTCCAGGCACCGGCGGCTGGCAAGTGTGGACGGCCGTCGAACAGCGCTTCACGCTCCCGGCGGGCGAGTCTGTGCTGCGGTTCGCGAATGGCGCATCCGTTTCCGGCTACAACCTGAGTTACTTCGACTTCTTCTTCGCGGCGGATATCAATCGCGACGGCAACGTGGATTTCAGTGATGTACTGCCCCTCCTGCTGTGTCTCGGTGGACCGGGGGCACTGCCGTCCAACCCAGCTTGCCACGGCCAGGCGCTGTTGAAGTGCGACATCGACCGTGACCTCGATCTCGATCTGTGGGATCTCGCCGAATTTCAACGGACCTACGGAGGGTGACGCCGCGGCGCCGAACAGGAGCCACAGCGCCAGACGCTGGCCCGTCCGGTCCGCGCTCGTCTGTTCCCGCGCTGGTTGCATGCCGCCGCTCCACCCGAGGTTCGTGCATTCGCCGCCGCCGGGCTAGAGTTGCGGAACGTGGCCCCGCGTGGCACACATGCGGTATACGCCCAGAACATGTCTGCAAAGCACCCTATCCGTTACTTCCGCGCATGCCGTGCAATGACCACGGCGATACGTTCAACCACCGCGCGCTTCAGGACCGTTCGCTCATGTCGAATGAAACCCGGCAGCGCCTTCGGGCTCAACACCCAGACTGACACGCCGCGTGGCTGCTTGTCCACGTACCAGCCCGGATACAGCACGACCGGCCGGATCGGCGGCCTCAGTCCTGTCTCCACCTGGATGATCTCACGCACCCGTTCGGTCAGTGCATGTACCTGACCAATAGGGTCGCGGTCGGGCTCATGGCCGTCGACACGAATACGTCGGCCGTCATACGTCACGTGCACATTGCGGCGCCCCACGTATTTCGAGCGCGTCTTAGTTTCGATGACATACACCCCCGTCGGTCCGACCATGACGTGGTCGATGTTGAAGCCGTTGTCCACAAGGTCGTGAAACACCTCGTAGCCGCCGCAGCGCAGCCCATCGAGCACCTCGGCCACACTGCGCTCACCCATCGCACCGAGGGTATGACGGCGAATGGCCGCGCGCAGTTCCGGCCATTTGCGCAGCAGGAAGTAGGCCGTCAGCGCAGCCGCCACCACCGTGAATCCTGCGGCGGTCCACGCGCTCGGCGCTATCGTCAACAACCAGCGCAGCCACTCGAAGACCCCGAGGTATATGACCAGCACACAGATTGTGAACCAAGGCACAACCCCTTCGTACAGGATCTCGTCTGCCTGCCTGGTTTGAGACAACCCGGGTGTGCGCAAGGGAGGTTCACGGAGGGGGGACACAGGCACGGCGCGGTTGGCAGGTTTCATCATACTCCCCGGGACAGTAGCTGGAGCGTGCTCTTGCTCGTGTACGGCCCAGCATAATGGAACCGATCCGTGGGCTTCAAGGTCCGGACATCACAAGATCAATTGCGAGTGCTCGAGCCACCGGGTGGAACACCGCTACTAGCCATACCAACTCAGCCGCGCTGGATTGCGGCCATGGTCACGGGACCACTCAGTCACGATGTTATGGAGCTGTCACGGTCCACCCACAATGCGAGAGTGGCCAGATCCGGAACGGTCCATGTCGGCCGAACCGCAGCCCCGGCCGCACGGGTCGCACCGGGACCGCTCCGAACGCAGCGGCGATCCACCCAGACGGTGCGCAAGCCGAGTGCCAGGGCGGGCGCATGGTCGTGGTACAGACTCTGCGCCACATGGATCAGATCGTCGCGCGCATAGCCCTGCCCGGCGAGCCACGCACAGGCCGCCCGAAAGTGGCCAGGAGCGGGCTTATAGGTGCCGGTATCTTCGGCCGTAATCACGGCATCGAACTCCATGCCGAGCTGCCGCTGGGTGCGAATAAAGGAGGCCCGATCGACGTTGGAAAGAACCAACAGCCGGTAGCGGCGCTGCAGCGTCTGGAGCGCGGCCACGGTGTCACCAAAAGCCGGCCAGTCGCCGACGGAGTCGCCAAAAGCCGCGCACTCTGCGGCCGTGGCCGACACACCGTGGCGCGCGGCGAGATGCGCGAGCACCTGACGGAGGACATCGGGATAACGCAAGTGTCGTGCCGCCGTTTCCACAGCGGCCTCTTCCTCACCGAATGCTGCCAGGAGGGCCTCGTCTCCGACCTTGAGTACGTGGCGCCTGCGCCACGGCGCGAGCGCAGCCAGCAAGCCGGTTTCCCAATCGATGAGGGTTCCATAGCAGTCGAAACTCAGCACGCGGGCCTTGAAGTTGAGCATGGAATCTCCCGTCGGTGCCGGTACATACTCGGACGTAGAGGGCGCAAAACCCGAGCGCGCTGTGCCCTACCAGGCAATTCTAATCGTATCCACGTAGACCACACTCGATGTGAGAGCGATGCGGCCAGCCCGTGTTGCGGGCAACCGGGGGACTCCGCTCGAATCACACGGGTATATTGGAGGCGACCGATAAATAAGGTTCTCGTGTGCTTTGATAACTTGCACAGTCGCGAGTGGGGCGTGCGATCGGCAACGGATGATTTATCCCTCTTGAATCTGATAGATTGATGACTTAGCATCAGGAGATTCGTGGAAAGAAGCAAGCTGGAAGTCCAGCGGAGTCAGCGACCACCTGGGCGACGATGCATTCCCGACCGCGTTTCGGACTTCCAAGACCCCACGATCAACAACAAATTCAGTAAGACCGCACGGGCACCCACAAGAGGTGTCCATGCCTTCATCCATTTACAGCTTGGATGCACGGTGCACCCGAGCACTTTGTTAAGAAGAAGCAGCCACTCAGGAGGAGAGAATGAAGACCCCGTATTTCATCACTGCACTCACAGCCGTGACGCTGCTGTTGTCGAGCACGGCCCAGGCCGGCCTGTCGCTCGTGCAACAGGCACAACCAGACGGCACCACGTCGTTGTTCAATGCCATTGCCACGTTGAATTTCGGGAACCAGAAATCACGCCTGGAGGCCGCCGGACAGGCGACCGTGCAGGGCGGGAACCCCGGGAACGGCTGGTTCAACAACCAGCTCCGTTCGTGGGAAGTCCTGTGGAACAACAGCACGGGAACGGTGACGTTCAACGTGTTCGCCTCGTCCGATTGGACCGGCGGAGCCGCGATGTCCACCACGCGTACGCCGGTGTTCACCGCCGGATATGCACTGGTAGGTCTCGACATCGGCGCGCGCCTCACGAGCACGGACCAGAGCGTGACACTCAGTGACGTAGCGTTCAACGACGGCAACGGGTTCGTGGCGGTTTCCACGGCGAACGCCACGTACAGCGGCAACCAGTTCTTCAACAACTACCACGGCTTCGCTGGTACGCTGGGCAATTTCACGTTGCGCGGCAAGGCGATCTTCCCAACCGGTACCGCCACCGGCGACTCCATGCGGTTCTTCATCAATGGTCGCCAGGCGGAAGCCGTCATTCCCGCGCCCGGCGCGATCCTGCTCGGCAGTCTCGGCCTGGGCTTGTTCGGCGCCTTGAAGCGCCGCTTCGCTTAAGCCAACAGCCCGTCGCGCAGCGCCGGTGGAAACGCTGTGCGCCGTGAGTCAGATGAAGAGCACGGCCGCGGGTGTCCCCCGTGGCCGTGCTCACAATGTTCCAAGGTTTTCTGCGCCACGCGGCAGTCCACGGCCCTGCCGGCACGATGGTTGCGACGATACGGCGGTCCGCTATCATTCGCCTCCATGCATACGCCTGCACCAGCGCACATGCGCGCCGCCGCGTTCGACATGGCCCCCGCCCGTCACCGGAGCATCGCAGCCGGTGTGGGGATTGTCGGTTTCGCCCTGCTTACGGCCTTGGGTGCCCAGGTCTATGTCCCCCTGCCCCAGACGCCTGTACCCATCACGCTGCAAACGCTGGTCGTCATGCTGGCCGGAATCACGCTCGGGCCGCGGCTGGGGTTCGCGAGCATGATGTTCTACCTGTTGCTGGGGGCGGCGGGCTATGCCGTCTTCGCCGAGGCCCGCTGGGGCTTCGGAGCCATCCTCGGTGCCACGGGCGGCTACCTGCTCGGCTTTGCGCTGTGTCAGCCGCTGATCGGCTGGTGCGCTCGAAGGGCGAATGCCACCTGGCGCGATTTGATCGGGGCGAACCTGGTCGGGCACGCCGTGGTATTCGCGTGCGGACTGGTGTGGTTGAAGATCTTCCTGGGCGTGGGCTGGGGTGAGGCCGTCCAGTTGGGGCTGGTTCCCTTTCTGCCGGGCTGTACGCTGAAGGTCGTGCTCGGCGTGCTCATCGGCAAGGCCGTGCTGCCGGCCGCACGGTATTGGTGGCCGGGGCGGGTGGAAGCGGCGGGCCGGTAAGCGGCGACGGCGGCGGGACTGACGGCGTAGGAGCGGAGGGCGCCGTTCGCGTGGTGTGCCGCACGTTGCGGTCGTGTTCCGCTCAGCGCTGCTCCACCCGAAACGAAGGTTGCTTCACACAGTCTTAACACGACGCACGGTGTCCGCGGGCTGATCTTCTTCATATAATTGTGCCAGATTGCGCTGCGCAGCCGACCGCATGCCGCGGTTGGAGCAGGCCGGTGGATCGAGGATGAGGAGGCATTGCGCCACTTGGGAGTAGTGAAGTTCATGCCCGCGGAGATCGCGCGTGTCGACACGGCGGCGTTGTCGCCGGAAGTGACGGAGTGGGACCAGGAGGTCTACGACCGCATCACGTCCACGACCCTCACACCCGAGCAGGCGGAGCGGATCGTCACACCGACAGAGGTTTATCCGCGGCAAACGGCGGTCTTCGGCGTACACTGGCATCCCGAGTTCGTGCCGATGGAGCTCATTACGCGGCGCGTCGCCACGATGTTTCCCAACGCGACGAGCCAGCTCCTCGTGCCCACCCAGCACAACGTCCTCATGGAACTGGACGGCTTCGCCGGGGTGGAGGTGGATGCCTACGCTGCCGGTTTCAACCGGAAGGTGCAATTCCTGGTGCACTTCACCGCGGCGCGCGTGCAGAGGGCCGACACGTTCCGGGCCATGCTGAGCCATACGTACCGCTACCGCGCCAGCCAGCTCTACGAGTTCATCGACACGATCGTCGATCCGCGGTTTGAAGAGCGCGTCGAGCAGGCCGCCGCCAAAACCGGGGCCGCGTCCGATCTCGTGCACTTCTGCCGCCTGCACGTCACGAAGCTTAAGACGCTGATCGAACAAAACGAGGCCCGCACCGAACCGGACATGCTCAAGAACAAGCTGATCCGGTTCTACTTCGCGGCACTGGCCGATCGTTTTCCGCGCCCCGTGATCGACCGGGCGCAGGTTTTCCTGAACGCCGTCAAACAGATTGTGAAGGCCCAGTTTTCGCTGCGGTACTTCTACAGCGCCCAGGAGATCATCGAGGAAGTGCGGGCCTTGGGCGGCGGCCTCGTCATCCCGCATCCGGAGCAGTTCTGGCCGGTGCTGCTGGCGGATTTCGATGTGGACGGCATCGAAGTGTGGAACCCGCAATCGCGCGAGTACACGGAGTTCCTCGTGCATTGCGTCACGCAGCAGAACCGCACGACCCGCCGCGGGCAGCGGCGTCTGCTGATCACGATGGGGGACGATACGCACTTCGGCGAAAAGGTACTGGCGCCGCAGCATCAGGACGCCGCCAAGGCCAGCCGCGAACTCGGCGTGCAGCCGGCCTGGGACGACCTGGCGATTCGCAAGGCGCTCACGGTGGCCGGGGCGGATCGCGCGTCGCTGATTCAGGAATACAAGGCGCGGCTGGCCTGAGCGGCCGTGGGAGTCGACGGTTCCATGGGAAAGCGGGAAGCGTTCTCGTTCGAGGCCCTGCAAGATGCGGAGGCGGTCGCAACGTACCTCGGTGCGCTTGCGGACGGCGTCCGGGAAGGTCGCGTCGTGTTGCGCAGCGACGGGCGCACGCTCCAGCTCGGTCCACGCGGGCTGCTGCGATTCCGGATTGAGGGCAAGCGCGGCAAGCACCAGTCCCGTCTCGTGCTCCAGGTTGCCTGGCGCGAAGACAGCGGCACGGAAGAACCCCGCCCCAACGACCTGACGATCGACGCTGGCAAGACCTAAC encodes:
- a CDS encoding family 16 glycosylhydrolase, whose protein sequence is MLVTYPTLLRRTGHRAVFAALALAGASFSLAQSQLLWSDEFDGTSLNPDHWEYMLGNGCTYGICGWGNNELQWYTARPENIFVADGLLHIVAREDYWNGHRYTSARIRSLNRVDFLYGRMEARIRLPQGAGLWPAFWMLPSNSPYGGWAASGEIDILEAVNIPHAAHGTLIYGGGWPQQVYNSASFSTGGNFADDFHVYTLVWEPDVMRWYVDGVPYHTVTSATWWSSAAPSNPRAPFDHPFHFLLNVAVGGDWPGPPNSTTSFPQVMSIDYVRVYDLCTTCPFHGAPFELPGRIEAEDFDHGGEGVAYHDADAVNHGGQYRAEGVDLQVASHGGYNVGWIEPGEWIQYTIAVRRAGTFDAVARVASPTGGGVFNLLLDGLPIGGDFLVPGTGGWQVWTAVEQRFTLPAGESVLRFANGASVSGYNLSYFDFFFAADINRDGNVDFSDVLPLLLCLGGPGALPSNPACHGQALLKCDIDRDLDLDLWDLAEFQRTYGG
- a CDS encoding NERD domain-containing protein; the encoded protein is MKPANRAVPVSPLREPPLRTPGLSQTRQADEILYEGVVPWFTICVLVIYLGVFEWLRWLLTIAPSAWTAAGFTVVAAALTAYFLLRKWPELRAAIRRHTLGAMGERSVAEVLDGLRCGGYEVFHDLVDNGFNIDHVMVGPTGVYVIETKTRSKYVGRRNVHVTYDGRRIRVDGHEPDRDPIGQVHALTERVREIIQVETGLRPPIRPVVLYPGWYVDKQPRGVSVWVLSPKALPGFIRHERTVLKRAVVERIAVVIARHARK
- a CDS encoding HAD-IA family hydrolase; amino-acid sequence: MLNFKARVLSFDCYGTLIDWETGLLAALAPWRRRHVLKVGDEALLAAFGEEEAAVETAARHLRYPDVLRQVLAHLAARHGVSATAAECAAFGDSVGDWPAFGDTVAALQTLQRRYRLLVLSNVDRASFIRTQRQLGMEFDAVITAEDTGTYKPAPGHFRAACAWLAGQGYARDDLIHVAQSLYHDHAPALALGLRTVWVDRRCVRSGPGATRAAGAAVRPTWTVPDLATLALWVDRDSSITS
- a CDS encoding biotin transporter BioY, producing the protein MRAAAFDMAPARHRSIAAGVGIVGFALLTALGAQVYVPLPQTPVPITLQTLVVMLAGITLGPRLGFASMMFYLLLGAAGYAVFAEARWGFGAILGATGGYLLGFALCQPLIGWCARRANATWRDLIGANLVGHAVVFACGLVWLKIFLGVGWGEAVQLGLVPFLPGCTLKVVLGVLIGKAVLPAARYWWPGRVEAAGR
- a CDS encoding amphi-Trp domain-containing protein: MGKREAFSFEALQDAEAVATYLGALADGVREGRVVLRSDGRTLQLGPRGLLRFRIEGKRGKHQSRLVLQVAWREDSGTEEPRPNDLTIDAGKT